Proteins from a single region of Juglans microcarpa x Juglans regia isolate MS1-56 chromosome 5S, Jm3101_v1.0, whole genome shotgun sequence:
- the LOC121267243 gene encoding uncharacterized protein LOC121267243 — MKATQDRQKSYVDRRRRALEFEVGDWVYLKVSPMKGVFRFGKKGKLSLRYVGPYEILEKVGAVVYRLDLPTELQGRNHNVFHVSSLKKSFEKQIPIVVDTRDISLQPNLTYEEVPIQITDWKDKELRNRKIPLVMVLWRNHDVEEATWEKEADMRTKYPYLFGM, encoded by the coding sequence ATGAAGGCTACCCAGGATAGGCAAAAGAGCTATGTTGATCGTCGAAGAAGGGCCCTCGAGTTTGAAGTTGGCGACTGGGTCTATCTTAAAGTATCGCCCATGAAAGGAGTCTTTCGGTTtggaaagaaagggaagttaAGTCTAAGATACGTGGGACCATATGAGATTCTAGAGAAAGTAGGAGCAGTCGTTTACAGGCTGGATCTTCCCACTGAATTGCAAGGAAGGAACCATAATGTTTTCCATGTATCTTCTCTCAAGAAGAGTTTCGAAAAGCAAATTCCAATCGTTGTAGACACGAGGGATATTTCACTTCAGCCCAACCTAACCTACGAGGAAGTCCCAATTCAGATCACTGATTGGAAGGATAAGGAACTACGAAATCGTAAAATCCCCTTGGTTATGGTTTTGTGGCGAAATCATGATGTTGAAGAGGCCACATGGGAAAAAGAAGCTGACATGAGAACCAAATACCCTTATTTGTTTGGCATGTGA